In a genomic window of Acidimicrobiales bacterium:
- a CDS encoding tyrosine-type recombinase/integrase: MDGTPSRPPRRQTEECHPRNKKGGQVSIHKRQTAKGVRYDVKLRDPNGRMYQQTFRTKKEAETYQAKELSDRASGRWVDPRGGDTLFGAFATDWLASDPGKRPSSLARDETIVRVHLKPKFGKRPLGSITPKDVQSMINEWCKTQKPHTVHRQHSALSAIFNAAVEADLIGRSPCRGIKLPAIPKKKAHIVDADELVTLAHASREGTRPMPYVGAVLGPRWGECAGLKVGRLDFLRGLMTIDWQRTRGPGGVMVEGPPKSAAGERTIAVPKLLMDMLAEHLARRGLTAADADAYVFVGPDGGPLDYSDWYHRDWVPACKAAGVPGLKFHNLRDANITGMVAEGVDMKTAQTRAGHADVRVLLGIYAQATTEADRQAAERLADRFMRPISTESDKDVG; the protein is encoded by the coding sequence ACCGAAGAATGCCACCCGAGGAACAAGAAAGGAGGGCAAGTGAGCATCCACAAACGGCAGACGGCCAAGGGCGTTCGGTACGACGTGAAGCTGCGCGATCCGAACGGCCGCATGTACCAGCAGACGTTCCGGACCAAGAAGGAAGCGGAGACGTACCAGGCCAAGGAACTGTCCGACCGTGCAAGCGGACGGTGGGTCGATCCCCGCGGGGGCGACACGCTGTTCGGTGCGTTCGCTACGGATTGGTTGGCATCCGATCCCGGCAAGCGACCGAGTTCGCTGGCGCGCGACGAAACCATCGTCCGAGTCCACCTGAAGCCGAAGTTCGGCAAGCGTCCCCTCGGCTCCATCACGCCCAAGGACGTGCAGAGCATGATCAACGAGTGGTGCAAGACGCAGAAGCCGCACACGGTCCACCGCCAGCACAGCGCGCTCTCCGCGATCTTCAACGCGGCCGTCGAAGCCGACTTGATCGGCCGTTCGCCTTGCCGAGGCATCAAGCTTCCCGCCATCCCGAAGAAGAAGGCGCACATCGTTGATGCCGACGAGCTGGTGACGTTGGCACACGCCAGTCGGGAAGGCACGCGCCCCATGCCCTACGTCGGCGCGGTGCTCGGTCCTCGTTGGGGCGAGTGCGCCGGCTTGAAGGTGGGTCGTCTCGACTTCCTGCGAGGACTCATGACGATCGACTGGCAACGCACCCGCGGGCCTGGCGGCGTGATGGTCGAAGGACCGCCGAAGTCGGCGGCAGGCGAACGCACGATCGCGGTTCCCAAGCTGCTCATGGACATGCTGGCCGAGCATCTGGCCCGGCGTGGACTGACGGCGGCGGACGCGGACGCCTATGTGTTCGTCGGCCCTGACGGCGGGCCGCTCGACTACAGCGATTGGTACCACCGGGATTGGGTGCCGGCTTGCAAGGCGGCAGGTGTTCCCGGCTTGAAGTTCCACAACCTGCGGGACGCCAACATCACCGGCATGGTGGCCGAGGGTGTCGACATGAAGACCGCACAGACCAGGGCCGGGCACGCCGACGTTCGGGTGCTGCTCGGCATCTACGCACAGGCAACCACCGAAGCCGACCGCCAAGCCGCCGAACGGCTGGCCGACCGCTTCATGCGGCCCATCTCCACGGAGTCTGACAAGGACGTGGGATAG